One stretch of Hevea brasiliensis isolate MT/VB/25A 57/8 chromosome 12, ASM3005281v1, whole genome shotgun sequence DNA includes these proteins:
- the LOC110657438 gene encoding uncharacterized protein LOC110657438 → MERPEVRALARAYAMRAQEEQDVPDVIWGTFFLYNMLVHTLVDPGCTHSYICITLPVERGVQIDETEQDILVTNPLGHSIVVNKVYKGYPLKIQGHEFLANMIELPFHEFDMILGMDWLSHHQVMVDYRLKQITLKTANNEEVTVVDERTGYLSKSYRPQ, encoded by the coding sequence ATGGAGAGGCCAGAGGTTAGGGCACTAGCACGTgcctatgctatgagagctcaggaggagcaagatgtgcCTGATGTGATTTGGGGTACTTTCTTTCTCTATAATATGCTTGTGCATACATTGGTAGACCCAGGATGCacacattcatatatttgtattacTTTGCCTGTGGAGAGAGGAGTTCAAATTGATGAGACTGAGCAGGATATTTTGgtcactaaccctttaggccatagtataGTGGTAAATAAGGTCTATAAGGGTTATCCCTTAAAAATTCAGGGACATGAGTTTTTGGCCAACATGATTGAACTGCCATTCCATGAATTTGACATGATACTAgggatggattggttatcacatcatcaggtaATGGTAGATTATCGGTTGAAGCAGATCACCTTAAAAACTGCCAATAATGAAGAAGTGACAGTTGTGGATGAAAGGACAGGCTACCTTTCCAAGTCGTATCGGCCACAGTAG